In the Brevinematia bacterium genome, one interval contains:
- a CDS encoding MoxR family ATPase, protein MLSLADRILKEKSKIIIGQDSIITKIVVSLFSEGHVLLVGVPGLAKTLIANTIAKMFSFEFRRVQFTPDLMPADIIGFDIIEEDGSTGKKSLRFHKGPIFTNILLADEINRASPKTQSALLESMQEKKVTTFSKTFQLESPFFVIATQNPLEQEGTYPLPEAQLDRFMMQINVDYPSYEEELKICRTTPDLSLVQPIMEKEEFFRYQREIEEVFVSDKVVEYIVKITRQTRPSESNISEVKEFVEWGAGPRASQHLLRAGKSLAFLRNSKTLLKEHIDEIVFDILRHRIILSYSAKIENISQDLIIQLVVENISRKI, encoded by the coding sequence GTGTTGTCACTAGCAGATAGGATACTGAAGGAAAAAAGCAAAATAATAATTGGTCAGGATAGTATAATAACCAAGATAGTTGTCTCTCTTTTTTCGGAGGGACATGTACTGCTTGTTGGTGTTCCGGGGCTTGCTAAAACGCTGATTGCGAATACCATAGCAAAAATGTTTAGTTTTGAGTTTAGAAGAGTGCAATTTACACCTGACTTAATGCCAGCAGACATCATAGGATTTGATATAATTGAGGAAGATGGAAGCACTGGAAAAAAAAGCCTTAGGTTCCACAAAGGACCAATTTTCACGAATATTCTTCTTGCCGACGAAATAAACCGAGCTTCACCCAAGACTCAGTCCGCATTACTGGAAAGTATGCAAGAAAAGAAAGTAACCACCTTCAGTAAGACTTTTCAACTAGAAAGTCCATTTTTCGTGATAGCAACACAAAACCCTCTGGAGCAGGAAGGAACATATCCACTACCTGAGGCCCAGCTTGATAGGTTTATGATGCAGATCAATGTTGACTATCCTTCATACGAGGAGGAACTTAAAATCTGCAGAACTACACCAGACCTATCCCTAGTGCAACCAATAATGGAAAAAGAGGAATTTTTCAGATATCAAAGAGAAATAGAAGAAGTTTTCGTATCGGATAAAGTAGTTGAATACATTGTAAAAATCACCAGACAGACAAGACCTTCGGAGAGCAACATCAGCGAAGTAAAAGAGTTTGTTGAATGGGGTGCAGGACCAAGAGCATCTCAACATCTTCTCAGAGCGGGAAAATCTCTAGCATTTCTAAGAAATAGCAAAACTCTACTAAAAGAACATATTGACGAGATAGTATTTGACATCCTAAGACACAGAATAATCCTTAGCTACTCAGCGAAAATTGAAAACATATCTCAGGACCTTATAATACAGCTTGTGGTAGAGAATATATCAAGGAAAATATAG
- a CDS encoding glycoside hydrolase family 13 protein → MSFQLDWKETLCSEVNHTFVSNPYPTYNEYVKVRFRVLKNNPIKKAFIRAVIDGGSRYIRMQPSKKTNNFVYYEGWLKISQRFTNYHFVLDIGSEVLFFTRKGVFDYFPTEDNDFVILADFENPDWVPKSVFYQIFPDRFAQGNPEISVKTGEYEYLGHKSIKLEWGSEPLPYSRGFCLDFQGGDLYGIIQKIPYLKSIGVNALYLNPIFKAMTNHRYDCIDYFSVDPHLGGDLALKKLVEELHKNGMKIILDVSLNHTGCEHTWFKKALSDPQSEERGFYYFKPSGEYKGWANLSELPQLNYNSLKLREIMFEGEDSLVRYYIKRFDIDGWRFDVANDTGRNEKDQFGNEIFARIRERVKSLKRDAYLIGEHWEDNISYLLGDQLDACMNYFASSRPIRCFAGEVDWFLRNVVEPGRKLKPYTGNNLRNQIIQHFSRLPNQIAFLQYNLLDSHDIFRFHTTEYFDRDIYKGMVSLLFLLPGTVSIYYGDEIGIRGRTSDVEGCRYPMEWNENIWDKWFLQIYSKLAHLKLREKTLHLGVYRPLYADDDSFAFSRFDEEKCFISILTRSESEKEIRIPTYPAGVFNSKGTDIFSGEEFNTLDGYLNVKVSKSRQLLLEFITDN, encoded by the coding sequence ATGTCTTTTCAGCTTGACTGGAAAGAAACTCTCTGCTCCGAAGTCAACCACACTTTCGTTTCCAACCCCTACCCAACTTATAACGAGTATGTTAAAGTGAGGTTTAGGGTACTGAAAAACAACCCTATAAAGAAAGCGTTTATAAGGGCGGTGATTGATGGGGGGTCACGGTATATAAGAATGCAGCCATCCAAGAAAACAAACAACTTTGTATACTACGAAGGATGGCTAAAGATATCCCAAAGGTTTACGAACTACCACTTTGTTCTAGATATAGGAAGCGAAGTTCTTTTTTTCACGAGAAAGGGGGTATTTGATTACTTTCCTACTGAGGATAATGACTTTGTAATACTTGCGGACTTTGAAAATCCCGATTGGGTTCCAAAGAGCGTGTTCTATCAGATATTTCCGGATAGATTCGCTCAGGGCAATCCAGAAATAAGTGTAAAAACTGGAGAATATGAATACCTTGGACACAAGAGTATAAAACTTGAATGGGGTTCAGAACCACTGCCCTACAGCAGAGGTTTTTGTCTAGACTTCCAAGGAGGAGATCTTTACGGCATAATCCAAAAAATACCCTACCTAAAATCCATAGGAGTAAATGCTTTGTACCTAAATCCTATATTCAAGGCTATGACAAATCACAGATATGACTGCATTGACTATTTTAGCGTTGATCCACACTTAGGAGGGGATTTAGCACTAAAAAAACTAGTTGAAGAACTACATAAAAACGGGATGAAGATAATTCTAGATGTATCATTAAACCACACAGGGTGTGAACACACTTGGTTTAAAAAGGCTTTGTCAGACCCACAGTCTGAAGAGAGAGGCTTTTATTACTTTAAGCCAAGCGGAGAATACAAAGGGTGGGCAAACCTTTCAGAACTGCCTCAGCTAAACTATAACTCATTAAAACTTAGGGAAATAATGTTTGAAGGTGAAGATTCTCTGGTAAGGTATTACATAAAACGTTTTGACATTGATGGATGGAGATTTGATGTTGCAAACGATACAGGAAGAAATGAAAAAGATCAATTTGGAAATGAGATATTTGCAAGAATAAGAGAAAGAGTCAAAAGTCTTAAAAGAGATGCCTACCTAATTGGTGAGCATTGGGAAGATAATATAAGTTATCTGCTTGGTGACCAGTTAGATGCCTGTATGAACTACTTTGCCTCCTCAAGACCTATAAGATGTTTTGCCGGAGAAGTAGACTGGTTTCTAAGAAACGTAGTTGAGCCCGGAAGAAAACTTAAACCCTACACAGGAAACAACCTAAGAAACCAGATCATACAACACTTTAGCAGACTACCCAACCAAATAGCTTTTCTTCAATACAACCTTCTTGATTCACACGATATTTTCAGATTTCACACCACAGAGTATTTTGATAGGGATATATACAAGGGTATGGTATCTCTTCTCTTTTTACTTCCAGGAACGGTATCAATATACTACGGAGATGAGATAGGGATAAGAGGAAGAACGTCAGATGTAGAAGGGTGTAGGTATCCGATGGAATGGAACGAGAACATCTGGGATAAATGGTTTTTACAGATATACTCAAAGCTTGCTCACTTAAAACTGAGGGAGAAAACCCTACACTTAGGAGTATACAGACCGCTGTATGCAGATGATGATAGTTTTGCTTTTTCAAGATTTGACGAAGAAAAGTGTTTTATATCAATACTCACAAGATCAGAAAGCGAAAAGGAAATAAGGATACCAACTTATCCAGCCGGAGTTTTCAATTCTAAAGGTACGGACATATTCTC
- a CDS encoding Hsp70 family protein: MIIGIDFGTTKCAMGYYSDGEARIITDRKGRKTMPSVVAFLPDGNVLVGDSAKSRLFIDSNNVIKSVKRYLGTDHRFVVNGRVYSPEEVASIILSRLKEIAEYYLGEIVRDVVITVPAYFSDLQRNALKNACKIAGLNVVRMINEPTSAAIAYGLSDASSEKNIVVYDLGGGTFDVSVLNVSDGIFEVLATSGNNALGGEDFDRAIAEIIIEEYKRKEGIDLSSDRVILQKLYEEVEKAKINLSDEEAVEVIVPFVSATESSVKHLDFILTREQFEKVISPYVETTIELLERTIRDAGLKKEDIHYLLMVGGSSRIPYVRRRVESYLGIKAENTISPEEVVAIGAGIQAGIIAGEIKGIALVDVTPLSLGVEVDGGIFVPIISRNTPIPTSASRIFTTVADNQESVEIHILQGERSLAKDNISLGRFELKGIRKARKGEPRIEVKFEINIDGILSVSAVDLTTGASQSIQIKDRLILSDEEIHRIIEEWKRNKVKDEEIRKVALLRSKYNIISSTIQDKLPRIKEIDKELYKEIVELMEQVEKLFDYYEVEQVEMKIRELKFLYDQFIEKASLPS, from the coding sequence ATGATAATAGGGATAGACTTTGGAACTACAAAGTGTGCTATGGGGTATTACTCGGATGGTGAGGCTAGGATAATAACTGACAGAAAGGGTAGAAAAACAATGCCTTCTGTTGTTGCATTTCTACCCGATGGTAACGTATTGGTTGGAGATAGTGCTAAAAGTAGGCTGTTTATAGACAGTAACAATGTTATCAAGTCTGTTAAAAGGTATCTAGGGACTGATCATAGGTTTGTTGTGAATGGTAGGGTTTATTCACCTGAGGAGGTTGCAAGTATAATACTTTCAAGGTTAAAGGAGATAGCTGAGTATTATCTTGGGGAGATTGTTAGGGATGTTGTTATAACGGTTCCTGCATACTTTTCGGATCTTCAGAGAAATGCTCTTAAGAACGCTTGTAAGATTGCTGGGCTCAATGTTGTTAGAATGATAAATGAACCTACTTCCGCAGCAATTGCTTACGGACTTTCAGACGCAAGTAGTGAGAAGAACATTGTGGTTTATGACTTAGGTGGAGGAACTTTTGATGTTTCCGTTCTTAACGTTAGTGATGGTATTTTTGAGGTTCTAGCAACTTCGGGTAACAATGCCCTAGGAGGTGAGGACTTTGATAGAGCAATTGCAGAGATAATAATAGAAGAATACAAGAGAAAGGAGGGTATTGATCTCTCAAGCGATAGGGTGATTCTTCAAAAGCTTTACGAAGAGGTAGAGAAGGCAAAGATAAACCTTTCTGATGAAGAGGCTGTAGAGGTTATAGTTCCGTTTGTCAGTGCTACGGAGAGTAGTGTAAAACACCTGGATTTTATTCTAACTAGAGAACAGTTTGAGAAAGTTATTTCCCCTTATGTTGAGACAACGATAGAACTTTTAGAAAGAACAATCAGAGATGCTGGGTTAAAGAAAGAAGATATCCATTACCTTTTGATGGTTGGTGGTTCTTCAAGGATACCTTACGTTAGAAGAAGAGTTGAGTCATATTTAGGTATAAAAGCCGAAAATACGATCTCGCCTGAGGAAGTTGTGGCTATAGGTGCTGGAATACAAGCAGGAATAATAGCAGGTGAGATTAAGGGCATTGCTCTAGTTGATGTTACACCTCTTTCCCTAGGTGTTGAAGTTGATGGAGGTATTTTTGTGCCTATCATCTCTAGAAACACTCCAATTCCTACATCTGCAAGCAGAATATTTACTACCGTTGCGGATAACCAAGAATCAGTTGAAATTCACATTCTGCAAGGTGAAAGATCTCTAGCTAAGGATAACATATCTCTGGGTAGGTTTGAACTTAAGGGAATAAGGAAGGCTAGAAAAGGTGAACCTAGAATTGAGGTTAAGTTTGAGATAAATATTGACGGTATTCTGAGTGTCTCTGCTGTTGATCTAACAACAGGTGCTTCTCAGTCTATTCAAATAAAGGATAGACTTATTCTTAGCGATGAGGAGATACATAGAATCATAGAGGAGTGGAAGCGAAATAAAGTTAAAGACGAAGAGATAAGGAAAGTAGCCCTGCTAAGAAGCAAATACAACATAATCTCATCCACAATACAGGATAAACTTCCGAGAATTAAAGAGATTGATAAAGAGCTTTATAAGGAGATCGTTGAACTTATGGAGCAGGTAGAAAAGCTTTTTGACTACTACGAAGTTGAACAGGTGGAGATGAAGATTAGAGAGCTAAAATTCTTGTATGACCAATTCATAGAAAAAGCTTCCTTACCCTCCTAG